One genomic region from Streptomyces sp. NBC_00457 encodes:
- a CDS encoding IS3 family transposase gives MGSAGGSHDNALAENLWILFKTEGLRSRPFNPRAGANLALFECIDGFYNSQRIQGKLGRLSLIAFEEKYYAEQAAAERVNLKPRQPTLTS, from the coding sequence ATGGGCTCGGCCGGGGGTTCGCACGACAACGCCCTGGCGGAGAACCTGTGGATACTGTTCAAGACCGAGGGGCTTCGCAGCCGGCCCTTCAACCCCCGGGCCGGGGCGAACCTGGCGCTCTTCGAGTGCATCGACGGCTTCTACAACAGCCAGCGCATTCAGGGGAAACTCGGCCGGCTCAGCCTCATCGCGTTCGAAGAAAAGTACTACGCCGAGCAGGCAGCGGCCGAACGAGTGAACCTGAAACCCCGTCAACCCACTCTGACCAGCTGA
- a CDS encoding PaaX family transcriptional regulator: protein MTTEPASQVPGGRDRRLGSLIFTIFGLYARGEHNWLAVASVVQLMADLGVETQAVRSSISRLKRRGVLLSRRHAGAVGYALADSTLETLAEVDVRIFERSRATAEDGWLVVVFSVPESERERRHELRTTLTHLGFGTAAPGVWVAPGTLAAETRRTLVRRELSEYVDIFTGDHFAFGDLRSKVRRWWDLDELTEPYADFIRRYRPVLDAASSGGITAPEAFRTYIPMLTQWRRLPHRDPGLPLSLLPPGWNGVTASVLFDELNNTLSAPAREYALAVIHGRG from the coding sequence ATGACGACGGAGCCGGCCTCCCAAGTCCCAGGCGGACGTGACAGGCGCCTCGGCTCACTCATCTTCACGATCTTCGGCCTCTACGCGCGGGGGGAGCACAACTGGCTTGCCGTGGCGTCCGTGGTCCAACTCATGGCGGATCTCGGGGTCGAAACCCAGGCCGTGCGGTCGTCAATCTCCCGCCTGAAGCGCCGCGGCGTGCTACTCAGCCGGCGCCACGCAGGCGCCGTCGGTTATGCCTTGGCGGACTCGACTCTGGAGACGCTCGCCGAGGTAGACGTGCGGATCTTCGAGCGCAGCCGGGCCACCGCCGAGGACGGCTGGCTCGTGGTCGTCTTCTCCGTCCCCGAATCCGAGCGCGAGAGGCGGCACGAACTGCGCACGACCCTGACCCACTTGGGCTTCGGTACCGCGGCACCCGGCGTCTGGGTCGCCCCGGGGACCCTGGCCGCGGAGACCCGGCGCACCCTGGTACGCCGCGAACTGTCCGAGTACGTCGACATCTTCACCGGCGACCACTTCGCCTTCGGAGATTTGCGGTCGAAAGTCCGCAGGTGGTGGGACCTGGACGAACTCACCGAGCCGTACGCGGACTTCATACGGCGCTACCGCCCCGTCCTCGATGCAGCCTCGTCAGGCGGTATCACTGCGCCGGAGGCGTTTCGCACGTACATACCAATGCTCACTCAATGGCGGCGGCTGCCCCACCGCGACCCGGGGCTTCCCCTGTCGCTGCTGCCTCCGGGGTGGAACGGGGTGACCGCGAGCGTCCTGTTCGACGAGCTCAACAACACGCTGAGCGCACCGGCACGCGAGTATGCCCTGGCGGTGATCCACGGGCGCGGATAG
- a CDS encoding aldehyde dehydrogenase: MSRTAVPLPVRDLTQIHADGTWKTATGTETVTLLDPASEEPLGSTVLAGAADVNTAVTSARRALDHGPWERSTPAERADVLERFADALERHADDMSRLVTREMGMPLGFSRMNNVDAPAMVLRYYAGLSRGLEQEETRVPVGPGSRTVVRREPIGVVAVIPPWNYPVFLAITKIAPALAAGCTVVFKPSVETSLSGALLVRIAQEAGVPAGVFCFVPGGVATGAELVRHPGIDKVAFTGATSTGRLIGAECGERLIPANLELGGKSAAIVLDDADLEHTLQGLGFLSFLNTGQTCFAMTRVVATPGHYDRIVDGLAEIARQQVIGDPLAPATTTGPLASARQRETVEQYVASGLAEGARLVTGGRRPDTPAKGWFYEPAVFAEVGNGMRIAREEIFGPVVCVLRAADEDEAVAIANDSPYGLAGTVWTADPEHGLDIGRRVRTGTFGVNGYPPDISAPWGGMKDSGGGREYGPEGLESYRVVKSLYI, encoded by the coding sequence ATGAGCCGCACCGCCGTCCCCCTGCCCGTCCGCGATCTGACCCAAATCCACGCCGACGGCACGTGGAAGACCGCCACCGGTACCGAGACCGTCACCCTGCTGGACCCGGCCTCGGAAGAGCCGCTGGGCAGCACCGTCCTCGCCGGCGCCGCCGATGTGAACACCGCCGTCACCTCCGCGCGTCGGGCGTTGGACCACGGCCCTTGGGAGCGCAGCACCCCGGCCGAGCGAGCGGATGTCCTGGAGCGCTTCGCCGATGCCCTGGAAAGGCACGCCGACGACATGAGCCGGCTGGTCACCCGGGAGATGGGGATGCCGCTGGGCTTCTCCCGGATGAACAACGTCGACGCCCCGGCGATGGTCCTCCGCTACTACGCGGGCCTGTCCCGTGGGCTGGAGCAGGAGGAGACCCGAGTCCCTGTCGGGCCCGGCAGCCGGACCGTCGTACGGCGTGAGCCGATCGGCGTGGTGGCCGTCATCCCGCCGTGGAACTACCCGGTGTTCCTGGCCATCACCAAGATCGCACCGGCGTTGGCAGCCGGCTGCACCGTCGTCTTCAAGCCCTCGGTGGAGACCTCGCTCAGCGGCGCCCTGCTGGTCCGGATCGCGCAGGAGGCCGGGGTGCCGGCCGGCGTCTTCTGCTTCGTGCCCGGCGGCGTCGCCACCGGCGCCGAGCTCGTCCGGCACCCCGGCATCGACAAGGTCGCCTTCACGGGCGCCACCTCCACCGGTCGCCTGATCGGTGCCGAGTGCGGCGAACGCCTCATCCCGGCCAACCTCGAACTCGGCGGCAAGTCCGCGGCGATCGTCCTCGACGACGCCGACCTCGAACATACCCTGCAGGGACTGGGGTTCCTGTCGTTCCTCAACACCGGGCAGACCTGCTTCGCGATGACCCGCGTCGTCGCCACGCCCGGCCACTACGACCGGATCGTCGACGGTCTCGCCGAGATCGCGCGGCAGCAGGTGATCGGCGATCCCCTGGCCCCGGCGACCACGACCGGACCGCTGGCGAGCGCCCGCCAGCGCGAGACGGTGGAGCAGTACGTGGCTTCCGGCCTTGCGGAGGGGGCCAGGCTGGTGACCGGGGGCCGTCGCCCGGACACCCCGGCCAAGGGCTGGTTCTACGAGCCGGCCGTCTTCGCCGAGGTCGGCAACGGGATGCGGATCGCCCGGGAAGAGATCTTCGGCCCGGTGGTGTGCGTGCTGCGGGCCGCCGACGAGGACGAAGCCGTGGCCATCGCAAACGACTCTCCCTACGGCCTGGCCGGGACGGTGTGGACAGCCGATCCCGAACACGGCCTGGACATCGGTCGCCGGGTACGGACGGGCACCTTCGGGGTCAACGGATACCCGCCCGACATCTCCGCCCCCTGGGGCGGCATGAAGGACAGCGGCGGCGGCCGCGAGTACGGCCCGGAGGGGCTTGAGTCCTATCGCGTCGTCAAGTCCCTCTACATCTAA
- a CDS encoding response regulator transcription factor has product MIDQEARLLVVADCEAVEAMIKDLERHGFGTEAAETGAEAMVAVHDVDVVLIDLDLKAFDGLTLCKRIREASHVPMIAFSSEGESERVLALEIGCDDCIVKPYPSRELMARLEALLRRVRAKPQPLLIADQLEIDPNLREVRVGGEIIGLTRTEFEILHLLAGEPGKIFSRSELLRRVWAYDHTDPEVTSLASRTIDTHLSSIRKKLGSPQWIVTVRGIGFRFGNETVSGELRTGE; this is encoded by the coding sequence GTGATCGACCAAGAAGCGCGATTACTGGTCGTCGCGGATTGCGAAGCCGTGGAGGCGATGATCAAGGACCTTGAACGCCACGGTTTCGGGACCGAAGCGGCTGAGACGGGTGCAGAGGCAATGGTCGCCGTACACGACGTCGACGTAGTGCTCATTGATCTCGACCTCAAGGCCTTTGACGGACTCACGCTGTGCAAGAGGATCCGCGAGGCCAGTCACGTCCCGATGATCGCTTTCTCTTCCGAGGGCGAGTCCGAGCGGGTGCTGGCCCTGGAAATAGGGTGTGACGACTGCATCGTGAAGCCTTATCCCAGTCGCGAGCTCATGGCGCGTCTTGAAGCGCTGCTGCGGAGGGTACGGGCCAAACCCCAACCGTTACTGATCGCTGACCAACTGGAGATCGATCCCAATCTGCGAGAGGTCCGGGTCGGTGGCGAAATCATCGGACTGACCCGCACGGAGTTCGAGATCCTCCACCTGCTCGCGGGCGAGCCGGGGAAGATCTTCTCCCGGTCCGAGCTGCTGCGGCGCGTGTGGGCCTACGACCACACGGACCCGGAAGTGACGTCGCTGGCCAGCCGGACGATCGACACGCACCTGAGCAGCATCCGCAAGAAGCTCGGTTCCCCGCAGTGGATCGTCACGGTGCGCGGGATCGGCTTCAGGTTCGGCAATGAGACGGTATCGGGTGAGTTGAGGACGGGTGAGTAG
- a CDS encoding ATP-binding cassette domain-containing protein → MSNRGIRIRRARTHNLQDLDVDVPRSQVVVFVGVSGSGKSSLVFDTIAAEASYQLHETFPPYLRNRLPKWTRPEVGEIGGLSPVVVIDQRRLGGNARSTVGTITDTWTYLRLLFSRVSTPHVGESSHFSFNDPAGMCPTCSGIGEVMASAVDRFIDLDRSLREGAVLLPGFAVNGYWYTNFADIGVFDVDKPLRHWSRTERNALLYGIGSAGSLADRLPQGYQGVVERFERIYLRTSDDMNDRKKETLAKFTRSKVCPDCCGDRLNKASRTATVLGHTIGEMARMEVDELAELVTGVSDATVAPVVAALTERLRAMITIGLGYLHLGRATTTLSGGESQRIKTVKHLGSSLTEMLYVFDEPTVGLHPHDISSMTELLKQLRDKGNSVLVVEHDPAVMAIADQIIEVGPLAGAHGGTLVYQGSFRGLGTAGTATAAALSQRRPIKDDPRTPRGHITVADATRNNLMNVTVDIPTGVTTVLTGVAGSGKSSLASELVAQHDAVVIDQKPVSTNRRSTPITYTGIATPIRKVYARHNQVPASLFSANSEGACPQCKGRGAVATDLAFMEDQETVCETCQGRRFTPEVLQYRVDGLSIADIDDLTVTDAIDRLSDRTVTKALRHLDEVGLGYLRLGQPLTSLSGGECQRVKIAKELRDSTDPTLYILDEPTTGLHLRDIDTLLSHLDSLVDHGHTVVLIEHNLDVIRQADWIIDLGPGPGKHGGQILYQGPVAGITSTATAEALHETV, encoded by the coding sequence ATGTCCAACCGAGGGATCCGGATCCGGCGAGCCCGTACCCACAACCTGCAAGACCTCGACGTGGACGTGCCCCGCTCACAAGTCGTGGTCTTCGTCGGTGTGTCGGGCTCGGGCAAGTCGTCGCTGGTGTTCGACACAATCGCAGCGGAGGCGAGCTACCAGCTGCACGAGACGTTCCCGCCCTACCTCCGCAATCGGCTGCCGAAGTGGACGCGCCCCGAGGTCGGCGAGATCGGGGGGCTCTCCCCGGTGGTGGTGATCGACCAGCGGCGCCTGGGCGGGAACGCCCGCTCCACGGTCGGCACGATCACGGACACCTGGACCTACCTCAGGCTGCTGTTCTCCCGGGTGAGCACACCGCACGTCGGCGAGTCCAGCCACTTCTCCTTCAACGACCCGGCCGGCATGTGCCCCACCTGCTCCGGCATCGGCGAGGTCATGGCCAGCGCCGTCGACCGTTTCATCGACCTGGACAGGTCGCTGCGCGAGGGCGCCGTCCTGCTGCCCGGGTTCGCCGTCAACGGTTACTGGTACACGAACTTCGCCGACATCGGCGTCTTCGACGTCGACAAGCCGCTGCGCCACTGGAGCCGGACCGAGCGGAACGCGCTGCTGTACGGCATCGGGTCCGCCGGGTCGCTGGCGGACCGGCTTCCCCAGGGCTACCAGGGCGTCGTCGAGCGGTTCGAGCGCATCTACCTGCGCACCTCCGACGACATGAACGACCGCAAGAAGGAAACCCTCGCCAAGTTCACCCGCTCCAAGGTGTGCCCGGACTGCTGCGGGGACCGTCTCAACAAGGCGAGTCGGACGGCCACGGTGCTCGGCCACACCATCGGCGAGATGGCGCGGATGGAGGTCGATGAGCTCGCGGAGCTGGTGACGGGCGTGAGTGACGCAACAGTGGCACCGGTGGTGGCCGCGCTTACGGAACGACTCCGGGCGATGATCACCATCGGGCTCGGCTACCTCCACCTCGGCCGCGCCACCACGACGCTCTCGGGCGGCGAGTCCCAGCGGATCAAGACCGTCAAGCACCTGGGCAGCAGCCTCACCGAGATGCTCTACGTATTCGACGAACCCACCGTCGGACTGCACCCCCACGACATCTCCTCCATGACCGAGCTGCTCAAGCAGCTCCGGGACAAGGGCAACAGCGTCCTCGTGGTCGAGCACGACCCCGCCGTCATGGCCATCGCCGACCAGATCATCGAGGTCGGGCCCCTCGCGGGCGCGCACGGCGGAACACTCGTCTACCAGGGCAGCTTCCGTGGCCTCGGCACAGCCGGCACCGCCACGGCGGCGGCGCTGTCACAGCGTCGGCCCATCAAGGACGATCCGCGGACGCCGCGAGGACACATCACCGTGGCCGACGCCACGCGCAACAACCTCATGAACGTGACCGTGGACATTCCGACGGGCGTGACAACCGTGCTCACCGGCGTGGCCGGCTCCGGGAAATCCAGTCTCGCGAGCGAACTCGTCGCCCAGCACGACGCGGTCGTGATCGACCAGAAACCGGTCAGCACCAACCGTCGCTCGACCCCCATCACCTACACCGGGATAGCGACCCCCATCCGTAAGGTTTACGCACGCCACAACCAGGTCCCAGCCAGCCTGTTCAGCGCCAACTCCGAGGGCGCCTGCCCCCAATGCAAGGGCCGCGGGGCCGTCGCCACCGACCTGGCGTTCATGGAGGATCAGGAAACGGTCTGCGAGACCTGCCAGGGGCGCCGGTTCACACCCGAGGTCCTGCAGTACCGGGTCGACGGGCTGTCCATCGCCGACATCGACGACCTCACGGTCACCGACGCCATCGACCGGCTCTCCGATCGCACGGTCACCAAGGCGCTGCGCCACCTCGACGAGGTCGGCCTGGGCTACCTCCGACTCGGCCAGCCCCTCACGTCGCTCTCCGGAGGTGAATGCCAGCGCGTGAAGATCGCCAAGGAACTCCGGGACTCCACCGACCCGACCCTCTACATCCTCGACGAGCCCACTACCGGCCTGCACCTACGCGACATCGACACCCTGCTGAGCCACCTCGACAGCCTGGTGGACCACGGTCACACCGTCGTGCTGATCGAGCACAACCTCGACGTCATCCGACAGGCCGACTGGATCATCGACCTCGGCCCCGGACCCGGAAAGCACGGCGGGCAGATCCTCTATCAGGGGCCCGTCGCCGGTATCACTTCCACGGCCACCGCCGAGGCGCTGCACGAAACCGTCTGA
- a CDS encoding flavin monoamine oxidase family protein, protein MTPTKGTTVSWPTQQDTRTALDNGLPPHSGIDHVVIVGAGLAGLGAAYELTKRGTRVTVLEASDHPGGRTRTLRAPFADGLQAEAGALTVTNHCDDYTVHYLREMGVETEPSDLVGTDFSYYRDGTRIRPDQTADHAALLGLHPHERDLTIEEMVARYVTKPNKDIGPEILAPVWSLSPRLLELDQLSVREVLEARGASAAAISLIEPYFLEMRGNELGTASAMAWARYESGPWALSTAGADWRKIQGGTDMLARALADKVADHVLYRAPVVRIAQDDHEVRVTFLDRNRLQTLTADRVIVTAPFAGIRHINLGMARLSPEKHATMRRMRYASATRVFLQMRRQFWPEKQLMLSTDGPVRAVRDAMPLRPAGRKILECWFSGWSAQAVATMGPEERIDFALDEVEPLLPGTRANFELGTSFSWDNERYIGGAYVLPELGHHALMEPARRPEGRIHFAGEHTSYEPNGGSMNYALESAVRVLLELSGS, encoded by the coding sequence GTGACCCCGACGAAAGGCACGACAGTGTCCTGGCCGACTCAACAAGACACAAGGACCGCCCTCGACAACGGCCTCCCGCCCCACAGCGGCATCGATCACGTCGTCATCGTGGGTGCGGGTCTGGCCGGTCTCGGCGCCGCGTACGAGCTGACCAAGCGGGGCACCCGCGTCACGGTGCTGGAGGCGTCCGACCATCCGGGTGGCCGGACCAGGACCCTGCGCGCCCCGTTCGCCGACGGTCTCCAAGCCGAGGCCGGCGCACTGACGGTGACGAACCACTGCGACGACTACACGGTGCATTATCTGCGCGAGATGGGGGTCGAGACCGAACCGAGCGACCTCGTCGGCACGGACTTCTCGTACTACCGCGACGGCACGCGCATCCGGCCGGACCAGACAGCGGACCACGCCGCCCTCCTGGGCCTGCACCCGCACGAGCGGGACCTGACCATCGAGGAGATGGTGGCCAGGTACGTCACGAAGCCGAACAAGGACATCGGCCCGGAGATCCTGGCGCCGGTCTGGAGCCTGTCGCCGCGGCTGCTGGAACTCGACCAGCTCTCGGTGCGCGAGGTGCTCGAGGCCCGCGGCGCCTCCGCTGCCGCGATCAGCCTGATCGAGCCGTACTTCCTGGAGATGCGCGGGAACGAGCTGGGAACCGCGTCGGCCATGGCGTGGGCACGCTACGAGTCGGGCCCCTGGGCCCTGTCAACGGCGGGTGCCGATTGGCGCAAGATCCAGGGCGGTACGGACATGCTGGCCCGGGCCCTGGCCGACAAGGTCGCCGATCATGTCCTCTACCGGGCGCCCGTGGTGCGGATCGCGCAGGACGACCACGAGGTGCGGGTGACCTTCCTCGACCGCAACCGGCTCCAGACACTCACCGCGGACCGCGTCATCGTCACCGCGCCCTTCGCGGGCATACGGCACATCAACCTAGGGATGGCCCGGCTGTCCCCGGAGAAGCACGCGACCATGCGCCGGATGCGGTACGCGTCGGCCACTCGCGTCTTCCTCCAGATGCGCAGGCAGTTCTGGCCGGAGAAGCAGCTGATGCTGTCCACCGACGGCCCGGTCCGCGCCGTGCGTGACGCCATGCCGCTGCGGCCTGCGGGGCGGAAGATTCTCGAGTGCTGGTTCAGTGGTTGGTCCGCTCAGGCGGTGGCGACCATGGGCCCGGAGGAGCGCATCGATTTCGCGCTCGACGAGGTCGAGCCGCTTCTGCCCGGCACGCGCGCGAACTTCGAGCTCGGCACGTCCTTCTCCTGGGACAACGAGCGGTACATAGGGGGCGCGTACGTGCTCCCGGAGCTGGGCCACCACGCGTTGATGGAACCCGCACGGCGCCCGGAGGGACGGATCCACTTCGCCGGCGAGCACACCTCCTACGAGCCCAATGGAGGGTCCATGAACTACGCGCTGGAGTCCGCCGTCCGGGTTCTCCTCGAACTGTCGGGCTCGTGA
- a CDS encoding MFS transporter, protein MPFAVYVLGVAIFTLNTTEIMVAGLISGIASEFGVSVAAVGWLISIFAVGMVVGGPSLTIAMRELPPKRSLIWLLVVFTIGQTIAALAPGYWVLAVARVVTALAASAFFGVAAAVCVQLVGAEYRGRAMSVLYGGLTIAQVVSLPAASLIEQHLGWRASFWIVGALALVCIAAVVLKVPDRGETQTLDLPTEIQALRSGRLWGAYATNALVIGAAVTGVTYLSPIFTDAGGFSRSTVPVLFAVYGLATVVGNAVVGRYADRYTRPILVGGLTALTLVLAGFALTLTHQVPVIVGTVLLGLVGLPLNPAMATRVMALSNNGTLVNSLNGSAINVGVAIGPWLGGLGISAGHGLSAPLWSGAAMAFLGLLTLIPDFRKRTWARHEGRQEVRVTP, encoded by the coding sequence ATGCCATTTGCCGTGTACGTGCTGGGTGTCGCGATCTTCACCCTCAACACCACCGAGATCATGGTGGCCGGGCTGATCTCCGGAATCGCGTCCGAGTTCGGCGTCTCCGTCGCCGCGGTCGGGTGGCTGATCTCGATCTTCGCCGTGGGGATGGTCGTCGGCGGCCCGTCCCTGACCATCGCGATGCGCGAGCTTCCACCGAAGCGGTCACTGATCTGGCTGCTCGTCGTCTTCACCATCGGCCAGACGATCGCCGCACTCGCCCCGGGCTACTGGGTGCTCGCGGTGGCACGCGTGGTGACAGCGCTGGCCGCGTCCGCGTTCTTCGGCGTGGCCGCCGCGGTCTGCGTGCAGCTCGTCGGCGCCGAGTACCGCGGCCGGGCGATGTCGGTCCTCTACGGCGGCCTCACCATCGCCCAGGTCGTCAGCCTGCCCGCCGCGTCGCTCATCGAGCAGCACCTCGGGTGGCGGGCGAGCTTCTGGATCGTCGGCGCCCTGGCCCTCGTGTGCATCGCCGCGGTCGTGCTGAAGGTCCCGGACCGCGGAGAGACCCAGACGCTCGACCTGCCGACGGAGATCCAGGCTCTCCGCAGCGGACGGCTGTGGGGCGCGTATGCGACCAACGCCCTCGTCATCGGGGCGGCCGTGACCGGCGTCACCTACCTGTCGCCGATCTTCACAGATGCCGGCGGCTTCTCGCGGTCGACCGTTCCCGTGCTGTTCGCCGTGTACGGCCTGGCGACCGTGGTGGGCAACGCCGTCGTGGGGCGGTACGCGGACCGCTACACCAGGCCGATCCTCGTCGGCGGGCTCACCGCGCTGACCCTCGTGCTGGCCGGCTTCGCGCTGACGCTCACCCACCAGGTACCGGTGATCGTCGGCACCGTCCTTCTTGGCCTGGTCGGGCTGCCGCTCAACCCGGCGATGGCCACCCGCGTCATGGCATTGTCCAACAACGGCACTCTGGTGAACTCCCTCAACGGGTCCGCGATCAACGTCGGTGTGGCCATCGGCCCCTGGCTCGGCGGCCTCGGGATCAGCGCCGGGCACGGTCTGTCCGCGCCGCTGTGGAGCGGCGCCGCCATGGCCTTCCTCGGGCTGCTCACCCTCATCCCCGATTTCCGGAAGCGCACCTGGGCTCGCCACGAAGGACGCCAGGAAGTCCGCGTGACGCCATGA
- a CDS encoding VOC family protein, protein MSTSDSHPAMVGWFEITATDPSRSRQFYQELFGWSFNSFGSDDTYRTITAPGAATSMGALRGGGRDTLCISVICSDAAAEVRRLEPLGAALAEQPERTPAGDIHAVVIDVRGNRLGLFEPAARRAPAAARDAAPVLNAMGFFEIGTTDLVTTQEFYKRAFGWTTERDKAVESVAYYGVVPPGASSEIGGVLDGMADYAIPGVRVADVPAVLERAEAAGGRRVMGPVSDANGVVVGQFLDPFGNRWSTFALPTAE, encoded by the coding sequence ATGAGCACGTCGGACTCCCACCCGGCCATGGTGGGCTGGTTCGAGATCACCGCCACCGACCCGTCCCGCAGCCGGCAGTTCTACCAGGAGCTCTTCGGCTGGAGTTTCAACTCGTTCGGCAGCGACGACACGTACCGCACGATCACCGCACCCGGTGCCGCAACGAGCATGGGGGCGCTGCGCGGCGGCGGCCGGGACACCCTGTGCATCAGCGTCATCTGCTCCGACGCGGCGGCGGAGGTCCGCCGCCTGGAGCCGCTCGGCGCGGCGCTCGCCGAGCAGCCCGAGCGCACGCCCGCGGGCGACATCCACGCGGTGGTCATCGACGTGCGGGGCAACCGGCTCGGGCTGTTCGAGCCCGCCGCGCGGCGGGCTCCGGCCGCTGCTCGCGACGCCGCCCCCGTGCTGAACGCCATGGGGTTCTTCGAGATCGGGACCACCGACCTCGTCACGACGCAGGAGTTCTACAAGAGGGCGTTCGGCTGGACCACCGAACGCGACAAGGCTGTCGAAAGCGTGGCGTACTACGGCGTTGTGCCGCCCGGGGCGTCCAGTGAGATCGGCGGCGTTCTCGACGGCATGGCCGACTACGCGATCCCCGGGGTGCGCGTCGCCGACGTCCCGGCTGTGCTGGAGCGCGCCGAGGCGGCCGGAGGACGCCGGGTGATGGGTCCCGTCTCGGATGCGAACGGGGTGGTGGTCGGACAGTTCCTCGATCCCTTCGGCAACCGGTGGAGCACGTTCGCCCTGCCGACGGCCGAGTGA
- the asnB gene encoding asparagine synthase (glutamine-hydrolyzing): MCGTTGWIDYYRDLTTEGQVLQRMVDTLAPRGPDGEGIWLSPHVALGHRRKGVMDPGNGAQPMVTPETTPDGRPLAAISYTGEVFNFLDLREELKALGHPFRTRCDTEVVLRAYLEWGPDFVQRLNGMFAFAIFDARTDEALLYRDRLGMKPLFYYPTGNGLLFGSEPKAILAHPESKAVLSLDGLRDLLSFLRVPGQTPLKGMHEVRPGHLLRVRKGHRSEEKYWELQSREHTDDQPTTIRTVRDLLEDIVTRQMVADVPLCTLLSGGLDSSALTALGQSILDPTRKQRLRSFSVDFVGQVENFKPEPQRAAPDAPFVAELARHAGTDHREIVLDTPDLAAPHVLSATWKALDLPYGIGDHGPSIYLLFRAIRDECSVVLSGEGADESFGGLLWFHDQRAVHADTFPWHGLQEKTVEEQSTAFLDRDLVKELRLSEYIADQYRTALAEVPHLPGETGMERRMRTATYLNLTRFMPICLDRKDRLSMANGVEERLPFLDHRLVEYVFNVPWSLKTFDGHEKSLLRAATKDLLPRSIVERRKAPYPSTLDAGYDRAILQELKSIVAEPNSPALPLLDRDAMHEALDASPDAPSSMAKRALQDETPVRLNFWLQSCDVSLDLTG; the protein is encoded by the coding sequence ATGTGCGGAACCACCGGCTGGATCGACTACTACCGCGATCTCACCACCGAGGGCCAGGTCCTCCAGAGGATGGTGGACACCCTGGCCCCGCGCGGGCCGGACGGCGAGGGCATATGGCTGAGCCCCCACGTGGCCCTGGGCCACCGGCGCAAGGGGGTGATGGATCCCGGCAACGGCGCCCAACCCATGGTCACGCCGGAGACGACACCCGACGGAAGGCCGCTGGCCGCGATCAGCTACACAGGCGAGGTGTTCAACTTCCTCGACCTCCGCGAGGAACTCAAGGCGCTCGGTCATCCGTTCCGGACCCGGTGCGACACCGAGGTGGTGCTCCGGGCCTACCTTGAGTGGGGACCGGATTTCGTGCAGCGGCTGAACGGAATGTTCGCCTTCGCGATCTTCGACGCTCGTACCGACGAGGCGCTGCTGTACCGGGACCGCCTGGGGATGAAACCGCTCTTCTACTACCCGACCGGCAACGGCTTGCTGTTCGGATCCGAGCCCAAGGCGATCCTCGCCCACCCGGAGAGCAAGGCGGTGCTGTCGCTGGACGGGCTGCGAGATCTCCTCTCGTTCCTCCGCGTTCCGGGCCAGACACCCCTGAAGGGCATGCACGAGGTACGGCCCGGCCATCTTCTCCGGGTCCGCAAGGGACACCGCTCCGAGGAGAAGTACTGGGAACTGCAGTCCCGGGAGCACACCGACGACCAGCCGACGACCATCCGGACCGTACGTGACCTGCTGGAAGACATCGTCACCCGGCAGATGGTTGCGGACGTCCCGCTGTGCACCCTGCTCTCTGGAGGGCTGGACTCCAGCGCGCTGACCGCCCTTGGACAGAGCATCCTCGACCCCACCCGGAAGCAACGCCTCCGGAGCTTCTCCGTGGACTTCGTCGGCCAGGTCGAGAACTTCAAGCCGGAGCCGCAACGCGCGGCCCCGGACGCGCCCTTCGTGGCGGAGCTGGCACGGCACGCCGGGACCGACCACCGGGAGATCGTCCTGGACACCCCCGACCTCGCCGCCCCGCACGTCCTGAGCGCGACGTGGAAGGCCCTGGACCTGCCCTACGGCATCGGGGACCACGGCCCCTCGATCTACCTGCTGTTCCGGGCGATCCGCGACGAGTGCTCCGTCGTCCTGTCCGGCGAGGGCGCCGACGAGTCCTTCGGCGGACTGTTGTGGTTCCACGACCAGCGGGCGGTGCACGCGGACACCTTCCCGTGGCACGGGCTCCAAGAGAAGACGGTCGAGGAGCAGTCCACCGCGTTCCTCGACCGCGATCTGGTCAAGGAGCTGAGGCTTTCGGAGTACATCGCCGATCAGTACCGGACGGCCCTCGCCGAGGTTCCGCATCTGCCGGGCGAGACTGGCATGGAGCGGCGGATGCGGACCGCGACCTATCTGAACCTGACCCGGTTCATGCCCATCTGCCTGGACCGCAAGGACCGGCTCAGCATGGCCAACGGCGTCGAGGAGCGTCTGCCGTTCCTCGACCACCGCCTGGTCGAGTACGTCTTCAACGTGCCCTGGTCGCTCAAGACCTTCGACGGCCACGAGAAGAGCCTGCTGCGCGCGGCGACCAAGGATCTCCTCCCTCGCTCGATCGTGGAGCGCCGCAAGGCCCCGTATCCGTCCACCCTGGACGCAGGCTACGACCGCGCGATACTCCAAGAACTGAAGAGCATCGTCGCGGAACCGAACTCCCCGGCGCTGCCGCTGTTGGACCGGGACGCGATGCACGAGGCGCTCGACGCATCGCCCGACGCGCCGTCGTCGATGGCCAAGCGCGCGCTCCAGGACGAAACCCCCGTGCGGCTCAACTTCTGGCTTCAGTCCTGCGACGTGAGCCTCGACCTGACGGGCTGA